One stretch of Dyella jiangningensis DNA includes these proteins:
- a CDS encoding Spx/MgsR family RNA polymerase-binding regulatory protein: MSVTLYGLTTCDTCRKARNWLDRFGVPYTFVDYRADPVPATTLKTWAQQLGGWEKLVNKSSTTWRNLLPQRKNPGSDPEWTLLLKEYPALVRRPVVLQEDGSVSVGFTDNGFKKLFGR, translated from the coding sequence ATGAGCGTGACCCTGTACGGCCTGACCACCTGTGATACCTGCCGCAAGGCGCGCAACTGGCTGGATCGTTTCGGCGTGCCGTACACCTTCGTCGACTATCGCGCCGATCCGGTGCCGGCCACCACGCTGAAGACATGGGCGCAGCAATTGGGTGGCTGGGAAAAGCTGGTCAACAAGTCCTCGACCACCTGGCGCAACCTGCTGCCGCAGCGCAAGAACCCGGGCAGCGATCCGGAGTGGACGCTGCTGCTGAAGGAATATCCGGCGCTGGTACGCCGGCCCGTGGTACTGCAGGAAGACGGTTCGGTCAGCGTCGGTTTCACCGACAACGGCTTCAAGAAGCTGTTCGGACGCTGA
- a CDS encoding DUF2165 family protein, with protein MVVRLSKILLMATIALWLALVAFGNLTDYGSNWPFVQHVLAMDTIFPNAGIHYRAITSPWLQRAAYALIIAVETLAAVLCGLGTWRLWRARMSGSESFHRAKRLGVLGMTTGVLLWLGGFLAVGGEWFGMWMSTQWNGLESAFRFVVVLLAALLYLGQREEPLDE; from the coding sequence ATGGTGGTGCGCCTGTCCAAGATCCTGCTGATGGCCACCATTGCGTTATGGCTGGCGCTGGTGGCTTTCGGCAACCTCACCGACTACGGCAGCAACTGGCCGTTCGTGCAACACGTGCTCGCGATGGACACGATCTTTCCGAACGCGGGCATTCACTATCGGGCGATTACCTCGCCATGGCTGCAACGCGCCGCCTATGCGCTGATCATCGCGGTGGAAACCTTGGCTGCCGTGTTGTGCGGCCTGGGCACCTGGCGCCTGTGGCGCGCCCGCATGTCGGGCAGCGAGAGCTTCCACCGGGCGAAGCGGCTGGGCGTGCTCGGCATGACGACCGGCGTGCTGCTGTGGCTTGGCGGCTTCCTCGCCGTAGGTGGCGAGTGGTTCGGCATGTGGATGTCCACGCAATGGAACGGCCTGGAGAGTGCATTCCGCTTCGTGGTCGTGTTGCTGGCCGCACTGCTCTATCTCGGCCAGCGCGAAGAGCCGTTGGACGAGTGA